From a single Glycine soja cultivar W05 chromosome 19, ASM419377v2, whole genome shotgun sequence genomic region:
- the LOC114400481 gene encoding ATP-citrate synthase alpha chain protein 3-like, with product MRGELDDTAAFKNFNKWGNIEFPLPFGRVLSPTESFIHSLDDKTSASLKFTVLNPKGRIWAMVAGGGVSVIYADTVGDLGYASELGNYAEYSGAPNEEEVLQYARVVIDCATADPDGRKRALLIGGGIANFTDVAATFSRIIRALKEESKIKAARMHIYVRRGGPNYQTGLAKMRALGEELGVPIQVYGPEATMTGICKQAIDCIMSDA from the exons ATGAGAGGGGAGTTGGATGACACTGCTGCATTCAAGAACTTCAACAA GTGGGGAAATATAGAGTTTCCATTGCCTTTTGGAAGAGTTCTGAGCCCTACAGAAAGCTTCATTCATTCCTTGGATGATaag ACAAGTGCATCATTGAAATTTACTGTATTGAACCCAAAAGGACGCATCTGGGCAATGGTAGCAGGAGGTGGTGTGAGTGTAATTTATGCTGATACT GTTGGAGATTTAGGCTATGCATCAGAGCTTGGCAACTATGCTGAATATAGTGGAGCTCCAAACGAGGAGGAGGTGTTGCAGTATGCAAGAGTTGTAATTGAT TGTGCTACTGCAGATCCCGATGGCCGTAAGAGAGCCCTTCTTATTGGAGGTGGCATAGCAAACTTCACTGATGTTGCTGCCACATTCAGCAGGATTATTCGAGCCCTGAAAGAG GAATCAAAGATTAAAGCAGCGCGAATGCACATCTATGTCAGAAGAGGTGGTCCAAACTACCAGACTGGTTTGGCAAAGATGCGTGCATTGGGGGAGGAATTGGGAGTACCAATTCAG GTTTATGGACCAGAAGCCACAATGACGGGTATCTGCAAACAAGCTATTGATTGCATCATGTCCGACGCATAA
- the LOC114400480 gene encoding protein transport protein Sec24-like At3g07100 isoform X2 produces MGTENPGRPTFPPSRPASSPFAAAQTVSPFSSSGPVAGSEPPSFRPSPPAPPPQAATPFSSAGPAAVRPGAPSFRPAPPGRFNDPSVPLPVRPSNASPAAGPFQQFPPAPSFPPTMQPRGPPLPMGPPSIQSPPSQAQPFPTSLPAQPQMPSVPMGSPPPQSAAPAHLGSNFPPPPTIQPSFPGYPSKQAGPEMQAPPMHSSFPANQGNFGPVPPAAASPFLSHPGGYVPPPPMAPPLGIQPMQQPGSVPPMGAVQGLAEDFNALTLQTRPGTMDPLFDAKELPRPLEGDIEPKNLVDMYPMNCNPRYLRLTTSAVPSSQSLASRWHLPLGAVVCPLAEPPDGEEVPIVNFAPASVVRCRRCRTYVNPYMTFTEAGRKFRCNVCTLLNDVPSEYYAQLDATGKRVDINQRPELTKGTVEFVAPAEYMVRPPMPPVYFFLIDVSISAVRSGMIEVVANTIKSCLDELPGFPRTQIGFATFDSTIHFYNMKSSLTQPQMLVVSDLDDIFIPLPDDLLVNLSESRSVVETFLDSLPTMFQDNVNLESAFGPALKAAFMVMSQLGGKLLIFQNTLPSLGVGRLKLRGDDSRVYGTDKEHGLRLPEDPFYKQMAAEFSKYQISTNVYAFSDKYTDIASLGTLAKYTAGQVYYYPAFQSAIHGEKLRHELRRDLTRETAWEAVMRIRCAKGVRFTTYHGNFMLRSTDLLALPAVDCDKAFAMQLSLEETLLTTQTMYLQVALLYTASCGERRIRVHTMAVPVVTELADIYRLADTGAIVSLLSRLAIEKTLSQKLEDARSAVQLRVVKALREYRNLYAVQHRLANRMIYPESLKFLMLYGLALCRSTALRGGYGDVPLDERCAAGHIMMTVSIRRLLKLLYPSLIRLDEYLLKASVQANDLKSVERRLPLTGESLDSRGLYIYDDGIRFIIWFGRVISPDIAKNLLGADFAAELSKTTLSEHDNEMSRRLVKVLEKLRNTDRAYYQLCHLVRQGEQPKEGFLLLANLVEDQMGGNSGYAEWMLQISRQVQQS; encoded by the exons ATGGGGACCGAAAATCCTGGTCGTCCAACCTTCCCTCCTTCAAGACCTGCTTCATCGCCTTTTGCCGCTGCACAGACAGTATCACCTTTTTCGTCAAGCGGTCCCGTTGCTGGATCAGAGCCTCCTTCTTTTCGGCCTAGTCCTCCAGCTCCTCCGCCGCAAGCCGCCACGCCGTTTTCGTCGGCTGGACCTGCTGCAGTTAGACCTGGGGCACCCAGTTTTAGACCTGCACCACCAGGGAGGTTCAATGATCCATCGGTACCGCTTCCCGTGCGACCATCAAATGCCTCACCGGCTGCTGGGCCTTTTCAGCAGTTTCCGCCGGCACCGTCCTTTCCCCCAACAATGCAACCACGTGGTCCTCCGCTGCCAATGGGACCACCATCAATTCAATCTCCACCTAGTCAAGCACAGCCTTTTCCCACGTCTCTTCCAGCTCAGCCACAGATGCCTTCTGTTCCAATGGGCTCTCCCCCGCCACAAAGTGCTGCTCCTGCACATTTAGGTTCAAATTTTCCTCCGCCACCTACAATTCAGCCATCTTTTCCTGGGTACCCGAGTAAGCAGGCTGGTCCTGAAATGCAAGCTCCACCTATGCATTCCTCATTCCCTGCTAATCAAGGAAATTTTGGGCCTGTCCCACCTGCAGCGGCTTCTCCTTTTTTGTCTCATCCAGGAGGCTATGTTCCACCGCCTCCAATGGCTCCCCCGCTAGGTATCCAGCCAATGCAGCAGCCAGGATCTGTGCCCCCAATGGGTGCTGTTCAGGGCTTGGCAGAAGACTTCAACGCACTCACATTGCAAACTCGTCCTGGAACAATGGATCCGTTATTTGATGCCAAGGAACTTCCACGGCCATTAGAAGGTGATATTGAACCAAAGAATTTGGTTGACATGTATCCCATGAACTGCAATCCCCGGTATCTACGACTCACAACCAGTGCAGTTCCTAGCTCTCAGTCCTTGGCTTCAAGGTGGCATCTTCCTCTTGGAGCAGTTGTATGTCCGCTTGCTGAGCCTCCTGATGGG gaaGAGGTGCCTATAGTTAATTTTGCTCCAGCTAGTGTTGTCCGCTGCAGAAGATGTCGCACATATGTGAATCCTTATATGACATTTACGGAAGCTGGAAGAAAGTTTCGTTGCAACGTCTGTACCTTGCTTAATGATG TGCCTAGTGAGTATTATGCACAATTAGATGCAACTGGAAAAAGAGTTGACATAAATCAACGACCTGAACTTACAAAGGGGACTGTAGAATTTGTTGCCCCTGCTGAGTACATGGTGAGGCCTCCTATGCCACCAGTGTATTTCTTCCTCATCGATGTTTCCATATCTGCTGTTAGAAGTGGCATGATTGAG GTTGTGGCCAATACAATTAAGTCATGCTTAGATGAGCTGCCCGGCTTTCCACGTACGCAAATAGGGTTTGCAACTTTTGACAGCACAATACATTTTTATAACATGAAG TCTTCCTTGACTCAACCACAGATGTTGGTAGTGTCAGATCTCGATGATATATTTATTCCACTGCCAGATGATCTTCTTGTTAACTTGTCTGAATCAAGAAGTGTGGTAGAAACCTTCCTAGATAGTTTGCCAACCATGTTTCAGGACAATGTTAACTTGGAATCAGCTTTTGGTCCTGCTCTCAAGGCTGCGTTTATGGTTATG AGTCAACTTGGAGGAAAATTGTTAATATTTCAAAACACACTCCCATCTCTTGGTGTTGGCCGCTTGAAGTTACGTGGAGATGATTCTCGTGTTTACGGGACAGACAAAGAGCATGGACTGAGACTGCCTGAAGATCCATTCTATAAACAAATGGCTGCTGAGTTTTCCAAGTACCAAATCTCAACAAATGTGTATGCATTCAGTGATAAGTACACTGACATAGCCTCCTTAG GAACTCTGGCAAAGTATACTGCTGGTCAAGTGTATTACTATCCAGCTTTCCAATCAGCCATTCACGGGGAGAAATTGAGACATGAATTGAGGAGAGACCTTACCAGAGAAACTGCATGGGAAGCTGTAATGCGCATTAGATGTGCAAAAG GTGTTCGCTTCACAACTTATCATGGAAACTTCATGCTGAGGTCCACCGATTTGTTAGCACTTCCTGCTGTAGATTGTGATAAAGCCTTTGCCATGCAGTTATCACTTGAAGAGACATTGTTGACAACTCAGACAATGTATTTACAAGTAGCATTGCT atatactGCATCTTGTGGTGAAAGGCGAATAAGAGTACACACAATGGCAGTTCCAGTAGTTACAGAGTTAGCAGATATATATCGGCTGGCTGATACTGGTGCAATTGTATCACTGTTAAGTAGGCTAG CAATTGAGAAAACATTGTCCCAAAAACTGGAAGATGCACGGAGTGCTGTTCAACTAAGAGTTGTAAAAGCCCTCAGGGAATATCGAAATCTTTATGCTGTGCAACATCGCTTGGCAAACAGAATGATATATCCTGAGTCTTTAAAGTTCTTAATGTTGTATGGATTAGCCCTTTGTAGATCAACAGCTTTACGTGGAGGGTATGGTGATGTTCCACTGGATGAACGATGTGCAGCAGGACACATAATGATGACTGTATCAATAAGAAGACTGTTGAAACTTCTCTATCCTAGCTTGATTCGACTTGATGAATATCTTCTGAAG GCATCTGTACAGGCTAATGACTTAAAAAGTGTTGAGAGAAGGTTACCTTTGACTGGGGAGAGCTTAGACTCTAGAGGTCTTTATATTTATGATGATGGCATCCGGTTCATTATATGGTTTGGTAGGGTGATTTCGCCTGATATAGCAAAGAATTTACTTGGGGCAGACTTTGCTGCAGAATTATCAAAG ACTACTCTCAGTGAGCATGATAATGAAATGTCAAGGAGGCTGGTGAAGGTACTTGAGAAGTTGAGAAATACAGATCGTGCATATTACCAGTTGTGCCACCTTGTGAGGCAAGGTGAACAGCCCAAAGAGGGATTCCTCCTTCTTGCAAACCTTGTTGAGGACCAGATGGGTGGTAACAGTGGGTATGCTGAATGGATGCTGCAGATATCTCGACAAGTGCAGCAATCATAA
- the LOC114400480 gene encoding protein transport protein Sec24-like At3g07100 isoform X1: protein MGTENPGRPTFPPSRPASSPFAAAQTVSPFSSSGPVAGSEPPSFRPSPPAPPPQAATPFSSAGPAAVRPGAPSFRPAPPGRFNDPSVPLPVRPSNASPAAGPFQQFPPAPSFPPTMQPRGPPLPMGPPSIQSPPSQAQPFPTSLPAQPQMPSVPMGSPPPQSAAPAHLGSNFPPPPTIQPSFPGYPSKQAGPEMQAPPMHSSFPANQGNFGPVPPAAASPFLSHPGGYVPPPPMAPPLGIQPMQQPGSVPPMGAVQGLAEDFNALTLQTRPGTMDPLFDAKELPRPLEGDIEPKNLVDMYPMNCNPRYLRLTTSAVPSSQSLASRWHLPLGAVVCPLAEPPDGEEVPIVNFAPASVVRCRRCRTYVNPYMTFTEAGRKFRCNVCTLLNDVPSEYYAQLDATGKRVDINQRPELTKGTVEFVAPAEYMVRPPMPPVYFFLIDVSISAVRSGMIEVVANTIKSCLDELPGFPRTQIGFATFDSTIHFYNMKSSLTQPQMLVVSDLDDIFIPLPDDLLVNLSESRSVVETFLDSLPTMFQDNVNLESAFGPALKAAFMVMSQLGGKLLIFQNTLPSLGVGRLKLRGDDSRVYGTDKEHGLRLPEDPFYKQMAAEFSKYQISTNVYAFSDKYTDIASLGTLAKYTAGQVYYYPAFQSAIHGEKLRHELRRDLTRETAWEAVMRIRCAKGVRFTTYHGNFMLRSTDLLALPAVDCDKAFAMQLSLEETLLTTQTMYLQVALLYTASCGERRIRVHTMAVPVVTELADIYRLADTGAIVSLLSRLAIEKTLSQKLEDARSAVQLRVVKALREYRNLYAVQHRLANRMIYPESLKFLMLYGLALCRSTALRGGYGDVPLDERCAAGHIMMTVSIRRLLKLLYPSLIRLDEYLLKASVQANDLKSVERRLPLTGESLDSRGLYIYDDGIRFIIWFGRVISPDIAKNLLGADFAAELSKQTTLSEHDNEMSRRLVKVLEKLRNTDRAYYQLCHLVRQGEQPKEGFLLLANLVEDQMGGNSGYAEWMLQISRQVQQS, encoded by the exons ATGGGGACCGAAAATCCTGGTCGTCCAACCTTCCCTCCTTCAAGACCTGCTTCATCGCCTTTTGCCGCTGCACAGACAGTATCACCTTTTTCGTCAAGCGGTCCCGTTGCTGGATCAGAGCCTCCTTCTTTTCGGCCTAGTCCTCCAGCTCCTCCGCCGCAAGCCGCCACGCCGTTTTCGTCGGCTGGACCTGCTGCAGTTAGACCTGGGGCACCCAGTTTTAGACCTGCACCACCAGGGAGGTTCAATGATCCATCGGTACCGCTTCCCGTGCGACCATCAAATGCCTCACCGGCTGCTGGGCCTTTTCAGCAGTTTCCGCCGGCACCGTCCTTTCCCCCAACAATGCAACCACGTGGTCCTCCGCTGCCAATGGGACCACCATCAATTCAATCTCCACCTAGTCAAGCACAGCCTTTTCCCACGTCTCTTCCAGCTCAGCCACAGATGCCTTCTGTTCCAATGGGCTCTCCCCCGCCACAAAGTGCTGCTCCTGCACATTTAGGTTCAAATTTTCCTCCGCCACCTACAATTCAGCCATCTTTTCCTGGGTACCCGAGTAAGCAGGCTGGTCCTGAAATGCAAGCTCCACCTATGCATTCCTCATTCCCTGCTAATCAAGGAAATTTTGGGCCTGTCCCACCTGCAGCGGCTTCTCCTTTTTTGTCTCATCCAGGAGGCTATGTTCCACCGCCTCCAATGGCTCCCCCGCTAGGTATCCAGCCAATGCAGCAGCCAGGATCTGTGCCCCCAATGGGTGCTGTTCAGGGCTTGGCAGAAGACTTCAACGCACTCACATTGCAAACTCGTCCTGGAACAATGGATCCGTTATTTGATGCCAAGGAACTTCCACGGCCATTAGAAGGTGATATTGAACCAAAGAATTTGGTTGACATGTATCCCATGAACTGCAATCCCCGGTATCTACGACTCACAACCAGTGCAGTTCCTAGCTCTCAGTCCTTGGCTTCAAGGTGGCATCTTCCTCTTGGAGCAGTTGTATGTCCGCTTGCTGAGCCTCCTGATGGG gaaGAGGTGCCTATAGTTAATTTTGCTCCAGCTAGTGTTGTCCGCTGCAGAAGATGTCGCACATATGTGAATCCTTATATGACATTTACGGAAGCTGGAAGAAAGTTTCGTTGCAACGTCTGTACCTTGCTTAATGATG TGCCTAGTGAGTATTATGCACAATTAGATGCAACTGGAAAAAGAGTTGACATAAATCAACGACCTGAACTTACAAAGGGGACTGTAGAATTTGTTGCCCCTGCTGAGTACATGGTGAGGCCTCCTATGCCACCAGTGTATTTCTTCCTCATCGATGTTTCCATATCTGCTGTTAGAAGTGGCATGATTGAG GTTGTGGCCAATACAATTAAGTCATGCTTAGATGAGCTGCCCGGCTTTCCACGTACGCAAATAGGGTTTGCAACTTTTGACAGCACAATACATTTTTATAACATGAAG TCTTCCTTGACTCAACCACAGATGTTGGTAGTGTCAGATCTCGATGATATATTTATTCCACTGCCAGATGATCTTCTTGTTAACTTGTCTGAATCAAGAAGTGTGGTAGAAACCTTCCTAGATAGTTTGCCAACCATGTTTCAGGACAATGTTAACTTGGAATCAGCTTTTGGTCCTGCTCTCAAGGCTGCGTTTATGGTTATG AGTCAACTTGGAGGAAAATTGTTAATATTTCAAAACACACTCCCATCTCTTGGTGTTGGCCGCTTGAAGTTACGTGGAGATGATTCTCGTGTTTACGGGACAGACAAAGAGCATGGACTGAGACTGCCTGAAGATCCATTCTATAAACAAATGGCTGCTGAGTTTTCCAAGTACCAAATCTCAACAAATGTGTATGCATTCAGTGATAAGTACACTGACATAGCCTCCTTAG GAACTCTGGCAAAGTATACTGCTGGTCAAGTGTATTACTATCCAGCTTTCCAATCAGCCATTCACGGGGAGAAATTGAGACATGAATTGAGGAGAGACCTTACCAGAGAAACTGCATGGGAAGCTGTAATGCGCATTAGATGTGCAAAAG GTGTTCGCTTCACAACTTATCATGGAAACTTCATGCTGAGGTCCACCGATTTGTTAGCACTTCCTGCTGTAGATTGTGATAAAGCCTTTGCCATGCAGTTATCACTTGAAGAGACATTGTTGACAACTCAGACAATGTATTTACAAGTAGCATTGCT atatactGCATCTTGTGGTGAAAGGCGAATAAGAGTACACACAATGGCAGTTCCAGTAGTTACAGAGTTAGCAGATATATATCGGCTGGCTGATACTGGTGCAATTGTATCACTGTTAAGTAGGCTAG CAATTGAGAAAACATTGTCCCAAAAACTGGAAGATGCACGGAGTGCTGTTCAACTAAGAGTTGTAAAAGCCCTCAGGGAATATCGAAATCTTTATGCTGTGCAACATCGCTTGGCAAACAGAATGATATATCCTGAGTCTTTAAAGTTCTTAATGTTGTATGGATTAGCCCTTTGTAGATCAACAGCTTTACGTGGAGGGTATGGTGATGTTCCACTGGATGAACGATGTGCAGCAGGACACATAATGATGACTGTATCAATAAGAAGACTGTTGAAACTTCTCTATCCTAGCTTGATTCGACTTGATGAATATCTTCTGAAG GCATCTGTACAGGCTAATGACTTAAAAAGTGTTGAGAGAAGGTTACCTTTGACTGGGGAGAGCTTAGACTCTAGAGGTCTTTATATTTATGATGATGGCATCCGGTTCATTATATGGTTTGGTAGGGTGATTTCGCCTGATATAGCAAAGAATTTACTTGGGGCAGACTTTGCTGCAGAATTATCAAAG CAGACTACTCTCAGTGAGCATGATAATGAAATGTCAAGGAGGCTGGTGAAGGTACTTGAGAAGTTGAGAAATACAGATCGTGCATATTACCAGTTGTGCCACCTTGTGAGGCAAGGTGAACAGCCCAAAGAGGGATTCCTCCTTCTTGCAAACCTTGTTGAGGACCAGATGGGTGGTAACAGTGGGTATGCTGAATGGATGCTGCAGATATCTCGACAAGTGCAGCAATCATAA